A genomic stretch from Xiphias gladius isolate SHS-SW01 ecotype Sanya breed wild unplaced genomic scaffold, ASM1685928v1 HiC_scaffold_803, whole genome shotgun sequence includes:
- the LOC120787913 gene encoding opsin-3-like, producing MIVSNLSCAHCPGGGAGGTAATDAYEEVSGALPPPSLSPTGHLVVAVCLGFIGTFGFLSNFLVLTLFCRYRALRTPMNLLLVSISGSDLLVSVLGTPFSFAASTQGRWLIGRAGCVWYGFVNACLACQKTTCMPRLQQN from the exons ATGATCGTTTCCAACCTGAGCTGTGCGCACTGTCCCGGGGGAGGAGCCGGCGGCACGGCGGCGACGGATGCGTACGAAGAGGTGTCCGGTGCTCTCCCTCCCCCGTCCCTGAGCCCGACGGGGCACCTGGTGGTGGCGGTGTGCCTCGGCTTCATCGGCACCTTCGGGTTCCTCAGTAACTTCCTGGTGCTCACGCTGTTCTGCCGGTACCGGGCTCTGCGCACGCCCATGAACCTCCTGCTGGTGAGCATCTCTGGGAGCGACCTGCTGGTCAGCGTGCTGGGCACCCCGTTCAGCTTCGCGGCCAGCACCCAGGGGCGGTGGCTGATCGGACGCGCTGGGTGCGTGTGGTACGGGTTCGTTAACGCATGTTTGG CTTGCCAGAAGACAACGTGCATGCCTCGCCTGCAGCAAAACTAA